One Ostrea edulis chromosome 2, xbOstEdul1.1, whole genome shotgun sequence genomic region harbors:
- the LOC130051537 gene encoding uncharacterized protein LOC130051537, with amino-acid sequence MDKDKYLNEAHRQLSDERFYKKLQSDPTEDFSTKITETLQQMYNKGEIGDNVLGALCPNNCRPGLFYLLPKIHKKDMPGRPVVSAIGHPTEKISEFIDLHLRQHVEDLPSCKDTTDYLNKTPSSGLPDHTLLVTMDVTSLYTNIPHDEGIEACREVWNNRVIKCPSTESLIQLLEHVLKFNNFIFKGEHYLQISGTAMGTKMAPSYANIFMGRLERRLLHYSPVKPLSWLRFIDDIEMKWVNGRESLDDFIEMANSFHNSIKFTVEISTSNNTFLDTTVTFTNGEIEFNLHTKPTDSHLYLMPSSCHPPHTFKGVPKGLATRIRRICSTLTIFQEQGAILKTHLTNRGYDPCKVQSPIDEMSLQDRQSLLQYKEKPQNDRVPLVTTYHPALKNINGILKKHLPILHANKRMAGVFKEPPMASFRRSRNLKDMIDEYGLNPN; translated from the exons ATGGACAAAGACAAGTACCTAAACGAGGCTCATAGACAGCTCTCAGACGAACGCTTTTATAAAAAGCTGCAGTCTGACCCCACCGAAGACTTCTCTACCAAGATCACCGAAACCCTCCAGCAAATGTACAACAAAGGAGAGATCGGTGACAATGTTTTGGGAGCGCTTTGTCCTAACAACTGTAGACCAGGACTATTCTATCTACTGCctaaaattcacaaaaaagaCATGCCAGGCCGTCCTGTAGTCAGCGCCATCGGACATCCCACGGAGAAAATCtctgaattcattgatttacatCTCCGTCAGCACGTAGAAGATTTAccatcatgcaag GACACCACTGATTACCTTAATAAAACACCCTCATCGGGCCTGCCAGACCATACCCTCCTTGTGACCATGGATGTTACTTCACTTTACACTAACATTCCACATGACGAGGGTATCGAGGCGTGTAGAGAGGTTTGGAACAATAGGGTAATTAAATGTCCTTCAACTGAATCACTCATTCAGCTTCTTGAACATGTCCTCAAGTTCAATAACTTCATATTCAAAGGTGAACACTACCTGCAAATAAGTGGCACAGCTATGGGAACAAAAATGGCACCATCGTATGCCAACATCTTTATGGGGAGACTGGAACGTAGACTTCTACATTATTCACCAGTTAAACCCCTCAGTTGGCTACGTTTTATTGatgacattgagatgaagtGGGTTAACGGTCGTGAAAGCCTTGACGATTTTATCGAGATGGCTAACTCTTTCCATAATTCCATCAAGTTTACTGTGGAAATTTCCACCTCAAATAACACGTTTCTGGATACCACAGTCACATTTACAAACGGGGAAATTGAGTTTAATCTCCACACCAAACCCACTGACTCTCATTTATACCTTATGCCATCTAGTTGTCATCCACCCCACACTTTCAAAGGTGTACCTAAGGGTTTGGCTACGCGAATCCGCCGCATCTGCTCCACTCTTACTATTTTCCAAGAACAAGGAGCAATCCTCAAAACTCATCTCACTAACAGAGGATATGATCCTTGCAAGGTACAATCCCCGATTGATGAGATGTCACTACAGGACCGACAGTCCCTCCTCCAGTATAAAGAAAAACCTCAGAATGATAGGGTTCCATTGGTCACTACGTATCATCCCGCCCTCAAGAACATCAACGGTATTCTGAAGAAACACCTGCCCATTCTGCATGCCAACAAACGAATGGCTGGTGTTTTTAAGGAACCACCGATGGCATCCTTCAGGCGTTCCAGAAACCTGAAGGACATGATA gatgaatacgggctaaaccctAACTAG
- the LOC125680850 gene encoding uncharacterized protein LOC125680850, producing the protein MDANRKSLSVAFIIFALSLKLCTSAVDRTREDRAVGADIVEAVVDIIRENCVYTNDRVFLRRLAYVESKDGLNTNTFRPHFYGGIWQIGKAEFESTKHCNGVEDMCQTIEEKLHIDWRRVVWQDLTKPLYSGLAASLNLQQIAGNNTPGVLQRQADFWVKNYNKGMTASHFISEVQKIPDEKCQIDLAFIMDGSGSIRFLSFLRMLEFVKNVTKQFDIGPHAVEIAAISFSSFARVEFGFGTYHNRVALENGIDTIQYDAGGTDTASGIEIARESVFRYRSRPSARKVGLVITDGYSNSFYRTVQEATYAKDAGIVLFTIGIGNVNEQELNEIASDPNCTHIFFISEFSEIDSLVYEIKKAACRAPISIQFPPSTANSTTEVTDIFGSTLSPSMIPPNNENKNHTITNSLPDKTTVVVGTTDDNTTTVVDLKVFCGIVHVYMSYDNPHPSPVLYSQTLTATDGHPVVLYLNKTVDGRPLYMSYVGTKLPPEAAGLKNCSDAKYVTTFFKTNKTDVEIICRQNGVDRECTKVDITSNEKFKEYLCSSTGDVNQLPLANPCTATAIQNNEMYHPHPYDNTKFIRCDYQQKMYITQCPNGERYHQGSHSCGSTTVTISGDKTPLDPDLSNPCTAQALMNHQFFFTYTRDNTKFIHCDVWGHAWLMQCPSNLVWNQQGQTCIENTHTSSNPCTQDQVDKGITMFPHQDPHKYIHCDNALNPWVQSCNSGTVFDFASQNCVWDTSASIVG; encoded by the exons ATGGATGCCAACAGAAAGAGTCTTTCTGTAGCTTTTATAATTTTTGCATTGTCTCTTAAATTATGTACATCTGCTGTCGATCGTACACGGGAAGATCGCGCGGTGGGGGCAGACATAGTGGAAGCAGTTGTTGACATCATCAGAGAAAACTGTGTCTACACAAACGACCGTGTATTTCTCAGACGGCTTGCCTATGTGGAATCAAAAGATGGCCTCAATACGAACACTTTCAGGCCTCATTTCTATGGTGGAATTTGGCAG ATTGGAAAGGCCGAGTTCGAGTCCACCAAACACTGTAATGGTGTCGAAGACATGTGTCAGACTATTGAAGAGAAGCTTCACATTGATTGGCGAAGAGTGGTGTGGCAGGACCTAACTAAACCTCTGTACTCTGGGTTGGCTGCGAGTTTGAATCTTCAGCAGATTGCTGGAAATAATACTCCTGGTGTCTTACAAAGGCAGGCAGATTTTTGGGTGAAAAACTATAATAAAGGAATGACGGCGTCTCACTTTATATCTGAAGTGCAAAAAATTCCCGATG AGAAATGCCAAATTGATTTAGCCTTTATTATGGACGGATCTGGAAGCATCAGATTTTTATCTTTTCTTCGGATGTTGGAGTTTGTAAAAAACGTTACAAAGCAATTTGATATCGGTCCTCATGCTGTTGAAATAGCAGCCATCTCTTTTAGCAGCTTTGCGAGAGTAGAGTTTGGATTTGGAACGTACCACAATCGAGTTGCTCTTGAGAATGGAATTGATACAATACAATACGATGCTGGAGGTACCGATACTGCATCAGGAATTGAAATAGCTAGAGAATCTGTATTCCGCTACAGATCAAGACCAAGTGCTAGAAAAGTTGGACTAGTTATTACTGACGGGTACTCCAATAGTTTTTATAGAACTGTTCAGGAAGCAACGTATGCTAAAGATGCTGGTATTGTTCTCTTTACGATTGGGATTGGGAATGTAAATGAACAAGAACTAAATGAGATTGCCAGTGATCCGAACTGCACGCACATTTTCTTCATCTCCGAGTTTTCTGAAATTGACAGTTTAGTTTATGAGATCAAGAAGGCTGCATGCAGGG CACCAATATCGATACAATTTCCGCCATCCACTGCCAATTCAACGACAGAAGTTACCGATATATTTGGATCCACCCTTTCACCTTCAATGATTCCACCGAACAACGAGAATAAAAACCATACTATAACCAACTCCCTTCCTGATAAGACAACCGTAGTAGTGGGGACTACAGATGACAATACGACCACTGTTGTGGAT CTGAAGGTATTCTGTGGAATCGTCCACGTGTACATGTCTTACGACAACCCTCACCCCAGTCCTGTCCTCTACAGCCAGACGCTGACGGCGACGGACGGACATCCAGTAGTTCTATACCTCAACAAAACCGTGGACGGGCGCCCGCTCTATATGTCCTATGTGGGAACGAAACTACCACCAGAAGCGGCTGGTTTGAAAAACTGTAGCGATGCAAAATATGTGACCAcctttttcaaaacaaataaaacag ATGTTGAAATTATTTGTCGACAAAATGGCGTGGATCGTGAATGCACGAAAGTGGATATTACTTCTAATGAAAAATTTAAGGAATATTTGTGCAGTTCCACAGGAG ACGTTAATCAACTACCACTTGCAAATCCTTGCACGGCGACCGCCATACAAAACAACGAAATGTACCACCCCCACCCGTATGACAACACAAAGTTCATCAGATGTGACTATCAACAGAAGATGTACATCACACAGTGTCCAAATGGAGAAAGATATCACCAG gGTTCCCATTCTTGTGGATCTACCACTGTTACTATATCTGGAGACAAAACACCTCTTGATCCCGACCTGTCAAATCCTTGTACTGCTCAAGCACTAATGAATCACCAGTTCTTCTTCACTTATACGAGAGATAACACCAAGTTCATTCATTGTGACGTCTGGGGTCATGCATGGCTAATGCAATGTCCTTCAAATTTAGTTTGGAACCAGCAGGGTCAGACATGTATTGAAAACACGCATACTTCTTCTAACCCGTGTACCCAGGACCAGGTGGACAAAGGCATCACGATGTTTCCCCACCAAGATCCCCACAAGTACATCCACTGCGACAACGCCCTGAACCCTTGGGTGCAGTCCTGTAACAGTGGAACTGTGTTTGATTTCGCGTCACAGAATTGTGTGTGGGATACCAGTGCATCCATTGTTGGTTGA
- the LOC130051538 gene encoding uncharacterized protein LOC130051538, protein MATRRDPLYNFQTLPGFRYRLVVVAEERVGENWVVRSENDLSTFSPFDQSGVREIICRVRAEYEGRAPRRRTARISTATRPRRRAPQPPSPPPPYSPATPTTPPPAIPSAPVEYSPVPMSDSPASPVEYSPRSPSPAPPPSPAQSPSLLVAATSSPPRPAAPARPPPPTIRFAGRTPPPRPTHAPVATHPPRNHPMTVPGWADRAVPIWFKCPVCWQDRVHSGITCRGCGQRPACCSCVEELQERRHTRGRCPLCRLTGTRE, encoded by the coding sequence atggCTACAAGAAGAGACCCGCTCTACAATTTTCAGACCTTGCCTGGATTCCGGTACCGGCTGGTAGTGGTGGCTGAGGAACGGGTAGGGGAGAATTGGGTCGTGCGTTCTGAGAACGACCTGAGCACCTTCTCCCCTTTCGACCAGAGTGGGGTCCGTGAGATCATCTGCCGGGTGCGGGCCGAGTATGAAGGGAGGGCACCCCGCCGCCGCACCGCCCGGATCTCCACGGCCACGAGACCGCGCCGACGGGCCCCACAGCCAccctcaccaccaccaccttacTCCCCGGCGACGCCTACAACACCACCACCAGCGATCCCATCGGCACCAGTGGAATACAGCCCGGTGCCGATGAGCGACTCACCAGCGTCACCGGTGGAGTATTCACCGCGGTCACCGTCCCCCGCACCACCTCCCAGTCCAGCCCAGAGTCCGTCGCTGCTGGTGGCAGCCACGTCATCACCACCGAGACCGGCAGCCCCTGCAAGACCCCCACCACCTACCATCCGGTTTGCAGGGAGGACTCCGCCACCGAGACCAACCCACGCACCGGTGGCAACTCATCCCCCGAGGAACCACCCTATGACTGTCCCTGGCTGGGCAGATAGGGCGGTTCCCATTTGGTTTAAGTGCCCTGTCTGCTGGCAAGACAGGGTACACTCTGGTATCACGTGCAGGGGATGTGGGCAGCGCCCAGCTTGCTGCTCGTGCGTGGAAGAGTTACAGGAGCGGCGACACACCCGGGGACGGTGCCCGTTATGCCGGTTAACCGGAACCAGGGAATGA
- the LOC130051539 gene encoding uncharacterized protein F54H12.2-like: MMHRESCACGTSSLELFKVPPTNVTLEDSKWMEYYPISSTLNSDTAPIEFEIKGQGDEYLDLSQTYLQMVCKFTKANGTNLAGGHSTSTPVNNILHSLFSEIDVSLNGKVITPGTDTYPYKAYLEKLLSYAPKTLETQMRACSLWEKDTAGHMDEVKLEALAQTPVEFPVVSNKISIAAVIPTPEYPDDSKNVGLRKRHEKITDSKEIVLMDRLHLDLFEQEKCLPNGLDVRLRFNRARPQFYMMTAAGSSGKVAIQSMILWVRKVKPVPSIINLINQQLSTQTAKYPLRRVEVKTFTIPSGTQSKITDHLFQGQMPKLIVLGFVDNAAFNGDNTRNPFHFQNERDWAPDITLEEYKNGYTLWCVDFTKDQEAQTDKFHLIQTGNLRVEVQFAANVARTLNCVVYAVFDNLLEINKQREVSIDY, translated from the exons ATGATGCACCGAGAATCTTGCGCTTGTGGCACCAGCAGTTTAGAACTGTTTAAAGTGCCCCCGACCAACGTCACTTTAGAAGATTCGAAATGGATGGAATATTACCCCATTTCCAGTACCCTCAACTCGGATACGGCTccgattgaatttgaaatcaaaggacaaggagatgaatatctggatttatcCCAAACTTATCTCCAGATGGTCTGTAAATTCACGAAAGCCAATGGAACGAATCTCGCAGGAGGCCATTCGACCTCCACCCCCGTGAATAACATTCTCCATTCCTTGTTCAGTGAAATCGATGTCAGTCTCAATGGAAAAGTCATTACCCCGGGGACGGATACTTATCCCTACAAAGCGTATCTGGAGAAATTGTTGTCTTATGCACCCAAGACTCTGGAAACCCAGATGAGAGCCTGTAGCTTGTGGGAAAAAGATACGGCAGGACATATGGATGAGGTCAAATTAGAAGCTCTGGCTCAAACTCCTGTGGAATTTCCAGTAGTGTCTAACAAAATCAGCATCGCGGCCGTCATTCCGACTCCCGAGTATCCGGATGATTCCAAGAATGTAGGGTTGAGAAAACGTCACGAGAAGATTACAGACAGTAAGGAGATCGTGTTGATGGATCGATTACATCTGGATTTGTTTGAGCAAGAGAAATGTCTCCCTAATGGCTTGGATGTCCGTCTCCGATTCAATCGCGCTCGACCCCAGTTCTACATGATGACCGCTGCCGGGAGTAGTGGGAAAGTGGCCATTCAAAGTATGATCTTGTGGGTGAGGAAAGTCAAACCTGTGCCGAGTATCATTAATCTCATCAATCAGCAACTGAGTACTCAAACGGCGAAATATCCATTGAGACGAGTGGAAGTGAAAACCTTCACCATTCCTAGTGGCACCCAATCTAAAATCACCGATCATCTGTTTCAAGGACAGATGCCTAAACTGATCGTGTTGGGCTTTGTGGACAATGCGGCTTTTAATGGGGATAATACCCGAAACCcctttcatttccaaaatgagaga GACTGGGCTCCGGACATTACCCTGGAAGAGTATAAAAACGGTTACACCCTCTGGTGTGTGGATTTCACGAAAGATCAAGAAGCCCAGacggataaatttcatctcatacagaCGGGGAACTTGAGAGTGGAAGTGCAATTTGCCGCCAACGTAGCCAGGACCTTAAACTGTGTGGTGTATGCCGTGTTCGACAATCTGttagaaatcaacaaacaacgaGAAGTCAGCATCGATTACTAA